A window of the Natronospira proteinivora genome harbors these coding sequences:
- a CDS encoding YqaA family protein — MRIFSFLYARVMRWSAHPKAPWYLGGMSFAESTFFPVPPDVMLAPMTLARPDHWFRFALITTLASVAGGIVGWLMGYFAVELVMPMIEQAGYAPAYERARDWFLDWGFWAVLLAGFSPIPYKIFTIAAGVLSLNLPLFILASCLGRGGRFFLVAGLISWGGPPVEARIKQHIDIIGWLTVLILVLVFVWWRLT, encoded by the coding sequence ATGCGGATTTTTTCCTTTCTTTACGCCCGGGTGATGCGTTGGTCGGCCCATCCCAAGGCACCCTGGTATCTGGGTGGGATGAGCTTTGCCGAATCCACCTTCTTTCCCGTGCCCCCGGATGTGATGCTGGCCCCCATGACCCTGGCCCGACCGGATCATTGGTTCCGGTTTGCATTGATCACTACCCTGGCTTCGGTGGCCGGGGGGATCGTGGGCTGGTTGATGGGATATTTTGCCGTCGAACTGGTCATGCCCATGATTGAGCAGGCCGGCTATGCACCGGCCTATGAACGGGCCCGAGACTGGTTCCTGGACTGGGGTTTCTGGGCCGTGCTGCTGGCGGGGTTTTCCCCCATTCCCTACAAGATCTTTACTATCGCCGCCGGGGTGCTGTCTCTCAATCTGCCCCTGTTCATTCTGGCTTCCTGCCTGGGGCGGGGGGGGCGATTCTTCCTGGTGGCTGGCTTGATAAGCTGGGGCGGGCCGCCGGTGGAGGCACGGATTAAGCAGCACATCGACATTATCGGTTGGTTAACGGTGCTGATACTGGTGCTGGTTTTTGTCTGGTGGCGTTTGACTTGA
- a CDS encoding peptidoglycan DD-metalloendopeptidase family protein: MPKRPFHCIAFILLPAILLAACSGALRWEEQSYTVQEGDTLYSIAFDHDLDYRELAEWNDIGQNYLIFPGDELALSERAAPHVSRTQSSSAVSASRDTSGSQARSERDGDGGNGAEPESPQPSTPSEPPQRRDDINWAWPVEGDIINRFGEGSRNTGLQIAAEEGTAVNAAASGRVVYTGSGLIGYGKLIIIKHDDIFLSAYGHNREILVEEGDEVDEGQRIGRVGLGRGNRSMLHFEIRSEGEAVDPEGYLP; encoded by the coding sequence ATGCCCAAGCGGCCCTTTCACTGCATTGCCTTTATCCTGCTGCCGGCGATTTTGTTGGCGGCTTGTTCGGGTGCCCTGCGTTGGGAAGAGCAGAGCTACACCGTCCAGGAAGGGGATACCCTGTATTCCATCGCCTTTGATCATGATCTGGATTACCGTGAACTGGCGGAATGGAATGACATAGGCCAGAACTATCTGATTTTTCCGGGCGATGAACTGGCCCTCAGTGAACGTGCTGCTCCCCATGTAAGTCGCACCCAAAGCAGCAGTGCTGTCTCTGCCTCGCGTGATACCAGCGGTTCTCAAGCTCGCAGTGAGCGTGACGGCGATGGCGGAAACGGAGCTGAGCCCGAGTCCCCGCAGCCCTCTACGCCCAGCGAGCCACCGCAACGTCGCGACGATATCAACTGGGCCTGGCCAGTGGAGGGGGATATTATCAACCGCTTCGGTGAAGGCAGCCGGAACACAGGGCTTCAGATTGCTGCCGAGGAGGGCACCGCAGTTAATGCCGCAGCCTCGGGACGCGTGGTCTATACGGGCAGTGGACTGATCGGATACGGTAAGCTTATTATCATCAAGCATGATGATATCTTCCTAAGTGCTTACGGGCACAACCGGGAGATTCTGGTGGAAGAAGGAGATGAAGTGGATGAAGGGCAGCGTATTGGACGTGTTGGCCTTGGAAGAGGCAACCGTTCCATGCTGCACTTTGAGATCCGCTCCGAAGGGGAAGCCGTCGATCCAGAGGGCTATCTTCCTTGA
- the rpoS gene encoding RNA polymerase sigma factor RpoS encodes MGVRYSQDADEAVKTKPSDLKEAEPSFGQPLGGAESNDVDLAATPSAFPEEQLDATRMYLSEIGFSPLLTPEEEVYFARKALAGNEAARKRMIESNLRLVVKIARRYNNRGLPLLDLIEEGNLGLIHAVEKFDPERGFRFSTYATWWIRQTIERAIMNQTRTIRLPIHVIKEINLYLRAARKLTQTLDREPTAEEVAEHMGKPLEDVEKMIGLNERIASVDTPIGKDGDRSLLDAIPDDGESDPFQMLQDQDLYSVVDVWLSRLTEKQREVVQRRFGLNGFEKATLEEVGNCIGVTRERVRQIQMDALKRLRRLLEKEGLSEESLFE; translated from the coding sequence ATGGGGGTACGGTACTCACAAGACGCCGACGAGGCCGTCAAGACCAAGCCTTCCGATCTGAAAGAGGCCGAGCCATCCTTTGGGCAGCCGTTGGGCGGGGCCGAAAGCAACGATGTGGATTTGGCTGCCACGCCGAGTGCTTTTCCCGAGGAGCAGCTGGATGCCACTCGGATGTACCTCAGTGAAATCGGTTTCTCCCCCCTCCTGACCCCGGAAGAAGAAGTCTATTTTGCCCGCAAGGCCCTGGCCGGCAATGAGGCCGCTCGCAAGCGCATGATCGAGAGCAATCTTCGCCTGGTGGTAAAGATTGCCCGCCGCTATAACAATCGTGGATTGCCGTTACTGGACCTGATTGAGGAAGGCAATCTGGGCTTGATTCACGCCGTTGAGAAGTTTGACCCAGAGCGGGGTTTTCGTTTCTCCACCTACGCCACCTGGTGGATCCGCCAGACCATCGAGCGGGCCATCATGAATCAGACCCGCACCATCCGCCTGCCCATCCATGTGATCAAGGAAATCAATCTCTATTTGCGGGCGGCTCGCAAGCTGACCCAGACACTGGACCGGGAACCCACGGCCGAGGAAGTGGCCGAGCACATGGGCAAGCCTCTGGAAGATGTGGAAAAGATGATTGGTTTAAACGAACGGATCGCCTCGGTGGATACTCCCATCGGCAAGGACGGTGACCGTTCCCTGCTGGATGCCATTCCGGATGACGGGGAGAGTGATCCCTTCCAAATGCTCCAGGACCAGGACCTTTACTCGGTGGTGGATGTCTGGTTGAGCCGATTGACGGAAAAACAGCGGGAAGTGGTTCAACGCCGATTCGGCCTTAACGGTTTTGAAAAAGCCACGCTTGAGGAAGTGGGCAATTGTATCGGCGTGACCCGGGAACGGGTCCGGCAGATCCAGATGGATGCCCTCAAGCGCCTGCGCCGTTTATTGGAGAAGGAAGGTCTCTCGGAAGAATCCCTGTTTGAATAA
- a CDS encoding Mth938-like domain-containing protein gives MRVEKDFLADDTRQIIRGYEPGQVRVNDHVITQSFVLTPTRTDTSWRPERFEDLQTGDFDALIQNQPELILLGTGSENRIPPQEILAHVLGQGIGLEFMDTGAACRTFNVLVAEERPVVAAMLMIEK, from the coding sequence ATGCGCGTTGAAAAAGACTTTTTGGCCGACGACACCCGCCAGATCATCCGGGGCTACGAACCGGGTCAGGTGCGAGTGAACGATCATGTTATCACGCAAAGCTTTGTGCTGACGCCCACACGGACGGACACCAGCTGGCGTCCGGAGCGCTTCGAGGACCTGCAAACCGGGGACTTCGATGCCCTGATCCAGAATCAACCGGAGCTGATCCTGCTGGGCACGGGGTCGGAAAACCGCATTCCCCCGCAGGAAATTCTGGCTCATGTTCTAGGGCAAGGCATTGGTCTGGAATTCATGGATACCGGCGCGGCCTGCCGGACCTTCAATGTCCTGGTGGCCGAGGAAAGACCGGTGGTGGCTGCCATGCTGATGATTGAGAAATAA
- the recJ gene encoding single-stranded-DNA-specific exonuclease RecJ, which produces MSSQPPEYASRIRRRSVDTLRGLSGVGHPVLRRVYAARGIQSESELRYSTDQLASPDSLAGLSDAVRVLFRHLRKGRILIVGDFDADGATSTALLLSALKEGFGATQVDYLVPNRFEFGYGLSPELVDVAAEQSPTLIITVDNGISSIEGVARAKRLGMEVLITDHHLPGENLPEAEAIVNPVLPGSDFPSPNLAGVGVVFYLLLALRRYMREKGAFQERGLSEPRLAEWLDLVALGTVADLVPLDRNNRLLVHQGLQRIRSGRLRPGLDALIRVAGRNRADLAASDLAFAVAPRLNAAGRLDDMSHGIETLLCQDADRAWEGAMALDAMNHRRRDIEQSMQTQAERAIERLKLPDSQGLPEGLTLYQPDWHSGIVGLVASRMKERFHRPVAAFARNENGSLKGSLRSVPGIHIRDVLADIDTCHPGLIERFGGHAMAAGLTLAPEGLSRFREAFQSGVAQRADADKLAGVILSDGELAPNEFSLELAEQLRRGGPWGQGFPEPLFDGEFFVLEQRIVGERHLKCRLQHPDVATPIDAIAFNPDPFWLDALPERIRIAYSLDVNEWRGLRRPQLLIKHIERI; this is translated from the coding sequence ATGAGCTCGCAGCCCCCTGAATATGCCAGCCGGATTCGACGCCGTTCTGTGGATACCCTCCGGGGCTTGTCCGGCGTGGGGCATCCGGTGCTACGGCGAGTCTATGCTGCCCGCGGTATCCAGAGCGAGAGCGAGTTGCGTTACAGCACCGATCAGCTGGCCAGCCCCGACTCCCTGGCCGGCCTGTCCGACGCCGTCCGGGTTCTGTTCCGTCATTTGCGCAAGGGCCGTATTCTGATCGTCGGTGATTTCGATGCCGATGGGGCCACCAGCACGGCCTTGCTGCTGTCCGCCCTCAAGGAGGGTTTTGGTGCCACCCAGGTGGATTACCTGGTCCCCAACCGCTTTGAGTTTGGCTATGGCCTGTCACCGGAACTGGTGGATGTGGCCGCGGAACAATCGCCCACGCTGATCATTACCGTGGACAATGGCATCTCCAGTATCGAAGGGGTGGCCAGAGCCAAGCGCCTGGGTATGGAAGTTCTGATCACCGATCACCACCTGCCGGGGGAAAACCTGCCCGAGGCCGAGGCCATCGTGAATCCGGTGTTGCCCGGCAGTGATTTTCCCAGCCCCAACCTGGCTGGGGTGGGGGTGGTTTTCTATCTTCTATTGGCCCTGCGCCGCTATATGCGGGAGAAGGGCGCCTTCCAGGAGCGTGGCCTGAGTGAGCCGCGCCTGGCCGAATGGCTGGATCTGGTGGCCCTGGGCACGGTGGCCGATCTGGTGCCCCTGGATCGAAATAACCGCCTGCTGGTGCATCAGGGGCTGCAGCGGATCCGAAGCGGTCGGTTACGGCCGGGGCTGGATGCCCTGATTCGCGTGGCCGGCCGAAATCGGGCCGACCTGGCCGCCTCCGATCTGGCCTTTGCCGTCGCCCCCCGGCTTAACGCGGCGGGTCGTCTGGATGATATGTCCCACGGCATTGAGACCCTGCTGTGTCAGGATGCGGACCGGGCCTGGGAAGGGGCCATGGCCCTGGACGCCATGAATCATCGACGGCGGGATATCGAGCAATCCATGCAGACCCAGGCCGAGCGGGCCATCGAACGGCTCAAATTGCCGGACAGCCAGGGATTGCCGGAAGGCCTGACCCTCTACCAGCCCGACTGGCACAGCGGGATTGTGGGGCTGGTGGCCTCGCGGATGAAAGAGCGTTTTCACCGGCCGGTGGCGGCCTTTGCGCGCAATGAGAACGGCTCTCTCAAGGGCTCCTTGCGTTCGGTGCCGGGGATTCACATCCGGGATGTGTTGGCCGATATCGACACCTGCCACCCGGGTTTGATTGAGCGATTTGGTGGCCATGCCATGGCCGCCGGCTTGACCCTTGCGCCGGAGGGATTGTCCCGTTTTCGCGAGGCGTTTCAGTCCGGCGTCGCCCAGCGAGCCGATGCTGACAAGCTGGCCGGGGTCATTCTCAGTGACGGTGAATTGGCGCCCAATGAGTTTTCTCTGGAACTGGCCGAGCAGCTGCGCCGGGGCGGACCCTGGGGGCAGGGGTTTCCCGAGCCCCTGTTCGATGGCGAGTTTTTCGTGCTGGAACAGCGGATTGTCGGGGAACGCCATCTCAAATGCCGTCTCCAGCATCCCGATGTGGCCACCCCCATTGATGCCATTGCCTTCAATCCGGATCCCTTCTGGCTGGATGCCCTGCCGGAGCGTATCCGGATTGCCTACAGCCTGGATGTAAACGAATGGCGGGGGCTTCGCCGTCCCCAGCTTCTGATCAAACATATCGAGCGGATATGA
- the prfB gene encoding peptide chain release factor 2 (programmed frameshift), with protein MSEAVESNLIHRQINDLKERIEALRGYLDYAGRKERLTEVTRELEVPEVWQDPDRAQALGQERARLAEVVGRLEDGTQRIEDAEALFDMAREEGDDDTLQELPAELDSLAKIVEAMEFRRMFSGEMDENNAFMDIQAGSGGTEAQDWSEMLLRMYLRWGEQKGFKTSLMECSAGDVAGIKSATIKFEGEYAFGWLRTETGVHRLVRKSPFDSGNRRHTSFAAVFVSPEIDETVDVEVDPSDLRIDVYRASGAGGQHVNTTESAVRIVHEPTGIVVQCQTERSQHKNKATAMNQLRAKLYEHEMQQRREKQAAVEEGKSDIGWGSQIRSYVLDQSRIKDLRTGVEIGNTQGVLDGNLDPFLQASLKKGL; from the exons GTGTCCGAGGCCGTAGAAAGCAATCTGATTCACCGCCAGATCAATGACCTCAAGGAGCGCATCGAAGCGCTGAGGGGGTATCTT GACTACGCTGGGCGCAAGGAAAGGTTGACCGAGGTTACCCGGGAGCTGGAAGTGCCTGAAGTCTGGCAGGATCCGGACCGGGCCCAGGCCCTGGGTCAGGAGCGGGCCCGTCTGGCCGAAGTGGTGGGACGCCTGGAAGACGGCACCCAGCGGATTGAAGACGCGGAAGCGCTGTTCGACATGGCCCGGGAAGAGGGCGATGACGACACCCTCCAGGAACTCCCTGCGGAGCTGGATTCCCTGGCCAAGATCGTGGAAGCCATGGAGTTCCGTCGCATGTTCTCGGGAGAGATGGATGAGAATAATGCCTTTATGGATATTCAGGCCGGTTCCGGGGGCACCGAGGCTCAGGACTGGTCGGAAATGCTGCTTCGCATGTACCTGCGCTGGGGGGAACAGAAGGGCTTCAAGACGAGTCTGATGGAGTGTTCTGCCGGAGATGTAGCCGGGATCAAAAGTGCCACCATCAAGTTCGAGGGTGAATACGCCTTCGGCTGGTTGCGCACGGAAACCGGCGTGCACCGCCTGGTGCGCAAGTCCCCCTTTGATTCCGGCAATCGCCGGCATACCTCTTTTGCTGCTGTGTTCGTATCACCAGAGATTGATGAGACCGTTGATGTGGAAGTGGATCCTTCGGATCTGCGGATTGACGTCTATCGCGCCAGTGGTGCCGGTGGCCAGCATGTGAACACCACCGAGTCGGCGGTGCGGATTGTGCATGAACCCACCGGCATTGTAGTCCAGTGCCAAACGGAGCGCTCCCAGCACAAGAACAAGGCCACGGCTATGAATCAGCTGCGGGCCAAGTTGTATGAGCACGAGATGCAGCAGCGGCGGGAAAAGCAGGCGGCGGTGGAAGAGGGCAAGTCGGACATCGGCTGGGGCAGTCAGATCCGCTCCTATGTGCTGGATCAATCCCGCATCAAGGACCTGCGTACCGGCGTGGAAATTGGCAATACTCAGGGCGTGCTGGATGGCAATCTGGATCCCTTCCTGCAAGCCAGCCTGAAGAAAGGTTTGTAA
- the lysS gene encoding lysine--tRNA ligase, with protein sequence MSQDQEHKLVQHRREKLNAWRDSGRAFPNNFRRDSLAEELHGLYGERSNESLEGGEIQVHVAGRMMEKRVMGKASFAKLQDSSGRIQLFVQRDALPEGYYNSEFKSWDVGDIVGATGTLFKTKTGELSVKVEDIQLLTKSLRPLPEKFHGLQDQETRYRQRYLDLIMNRQVMETFKTRTRLVQAIRDFMTASGFMEVETPMMQSIPGGAAARPFKTHHNALDIPLYMRVAPELYLKRLVVGGMDRVYEINRNFRNEGVSTRHNPEFTMMEFYQAYADYHDLMNLTERLFRTLAEVINGHDIVEYQSEQYDFSKDFERLTVEDAIIRFVDGVQADRLRDRDYMAGLCEQLGIQVEDNWGPGKMQIEVFEKTGEHQLIQPTFIIDYPTEVSPLSRRKDDDPFLTERFELFIGGRELANGFSELNDAEDQAERFKEQVEAKEAGDDEAMFYDADFVRALEYGLPPTAGEGIGIDRLVMLFTDSPSIRDVLLFPLMRPEVAADREG encoded by the coding sequence ATGAGTCAGGATCAGGAACACAAGCTCGTCCAGCATCGCCGCGAGAAGCTCAACGCCTGGCGGGACAGCGGTCGGGCTTTCCCGAACAATTTTCGGCGGGATTCTCTGGCCGAAGAGTTACATGGCCTTTATGGCGAGCGTAGCAATGAATCCCTGGAAGGCGGTGAGATTCAGGTCCATGTGGCCGGACGGATGATGGAAAAGCGGGTCATGGGCAAGGCCAGTTTTGCGAAATTGCAGGACAGCAGTGGCCGTATCCAGTTGTTTGTCCAGCGGGATGCCCTGCCCGAGGGCTATTACAACAGCGAGTTTAAGAGCTGGGATGTGGGCGATATCGTCGGTGCCACCGGGACCCTGTTCAAGACCAAGACCGGTGAGCTGTCGGTGAAGGTGGAGGATATTCAGCTTCTCACCAAGTCCCTGCGCCCGCTCCCGGAGAAGTTCCATGGCCTGCAGGATCAGGAGACCCGATACCGCCAGCGCTATCTGGATCTGATTATGAACCGGCAGGTGATGGAAACCTTCAAGACCCGGACTCGCCTGGTCCAGGCCATTCGGGATTTCATGACCGCCTCCGGCTTTATGGAGGTGGAGACCCCCATGATGCAGTCCATTCCCGGTGGTGCCGCCGCGCGGCCTTTCAAGACCCACCACAACGCCCTGGATATTCCTCTCTATATGCGAGTGGCCCCCGAGCTGTATCTCAAGCGTCTGGTGGTGGGTGGCATGGACCGGGTCTATGAGATCAATCGCAACTTCCGGAATGAGGGTGTCTCAACCCGCCACAATCCGGAATTCACCATGATGGAGTTCTATCAGGCCTATGCCGACTACCATGACCTGATGAATCTGACAGAGCGTCTGTTCCGCACCTTGGCCGAGGTGATCAATGGCCATGACATCGTGGAATACCAGAGTGAGCAGTATGATTTCTCAAAGGATTTCGAACGTTTGACCGTGGAAGACGCCATAATCCGCTTTGTGGATGGGGTGCAAGCGGATCGTCTGCGTGATCGAGATTACATGGCCGGGCTCTGCGAACAGCTGGGCATCCAGGTGGAAGATAACTGGGGGCCGGGCAAGATGCAGATCGAGGTGTTTGAAAAGACTGGCGAACATCAGCTTATCCAGCCTACTTTTATCATTGATTATCCCACCGAAGTCTCGCCCCTATCCCGGCGCAAGGATGATGATCCCTTCCTTACAGAACGCTTTGAGCTGTTCATTGGTGGCCGTGAGCTGGCCAATGGCTTCTCCGAGCTCAATGATGCAGAGGACCAGGCCGAACGCTTCAAGGAACAGGTTGAAGCCAAGGAAGCAGGGGATGATGAAGCCATGTTCTACGATGCGGATTTTGTACGTGCCCTGGAATATGGTCTACCGCCCACGGCAGGCGAGGGGATCGGTATCGATCGGCTTGTGATGCTGTTCACCGATTCACCATCCATTCGCGATGTTTTGCTCTTTCCTCTGATGCGCCCGGAAGTTGCGGCGGACAGGGAGGGCTGA
- a CDS encoding universal stress protein, producing MYESALIAVDFSRSSLPMLKRLGYMERMGVKKVVLAHTKPTASGSGGDGPKLSSKELKEKLAEHAEVLAGQFEVETRLMSGDPVEQILTLAKDEDLDLIVTGSRAHSPAKRLLIGSTASGLVRKADRPLLLEDVRDADEGEDNVPRRDGPTLLATDGSSAAEAAEKDALQMLGKDKHLRVITVSSSNDIARAWRRLERITESAEKAGVRLVRSVDLGRAEHVIPQIAAAERASLIITGRRGREGVRGVRVGSTAENICRNANRPVLLVPGKEQKG from the coding sequence ATGTACGAAAGCGCCCTGATCGCCGTGGACTTCTCCCGTTCCAGCTTGCCCATGCTTAAGCGTCTCGGCTACATGGAGAGAATGGGCGTGAAGAAGGTCGTATTGGCCCACACCAAGCCCACTGCCAGCGGCAGCGGAGGCGACGGCCCGAAACTCAGCTCTAAAGAACTCAAGGAAAAACTCGCCGAGCATGCCGAGGTTCTGGCCGGGCAGTTTGAAGTGGAAACCCGGCTGATGTCGGGGGATCCAGTGGAGCAAATTCTGACCCTGGCCAAGGATGAAGACCTGGACCTGATTGTGACCGGATCCCGGGCCCACAGCCCAGCCAAGCGACTCCTGATCGGTAGCACGGCCTCCGGGCTGGTGCGCAAGGCTGATCGCCCCCTGTTGCTGGAAGACGTTCGGGATGCAGATGAGGGGGAAGATAATGTCCCCCGCCGTGACGGCCCCACCCTGCTGGCCACCGACGGCTCCAGTGCGGCCGAAGCCGCCGAGAAGGATGCACTGCAGATGCTGGGTAAGGACAAGCACCTGCGGGTCATCACCGTCAGTTCCAGCAACGACATTGCCCGGGCTTGGCGCCGCCTGGAACGGATCACCGAGTCTGCGGAGAAAGCCGGTGTCCGCCTGGTGCGTAGTGTGGACCTGGGGCGAGCGGAACATGTCATCCCCCAGATAGCCGCCGCCGAACGGGCCTCGCTGATCATCACCGGTCGCCGGGGTCGGGAAGGCGTCCGGGGCGTCCGCGTGGGCTCCACCGCCGAGAACATCTGCCGCAACGCCAACCGCCCTGTTCTGCTGGTACCCGGCAAGGAACAGAAAGGCTGA
- the ygfZ gene encoding CAF17-like 4Fe-4S cluster assembly/insertion protein YgfZ translates to MHENTQSREQWMEQLRGFGAVIEGGEISRFDSEPGQPPMLTPLLHLACLEISGEDAEAFLDGQFSAAIRQLSAGHWILTAWHDPKGRARTLLHVQRHAEGYTCLMPRTLMGEILPKLRMFVLRSKVTIDDLSAHKTVLGVHSPEQQRPDGFQPLSGAPDWALACAGFDEIAGSWERARAAGFEPAGYAAWRRQEILTDIPSLRPATSGRFLPQFLGLERFEGLNFKKGCYIGQEVIARTHYLGKVKQYLAKANCPEAPEPGCDVRDGDGRRLGHALDGAPTEEGSWLVQLVIRQDKSQQGLHLDQAGKPALELA, encoded by the coding sequence ATGCACGAGAACACTCAAAGCCGAGAACAATGGATGGAGCAACTGCGCGGCTTCGGCGCGGTCATCGAGGGCGGCGAAATAAGTCGCTTTGATTCGGAACCGGGCCAGCCGCCCATGCTCACCCCCCTGCTCCACCTGGCCTGCTTGGAAATCAGCGGCGAGGATGCGGAGGCTTTTCTGGACGGGCAGTTCAGTGCCGCCATTCGCCAGCTGAGCGCCGGCCATTGGATTCTGACGGCCTGGCATGATCCCAAGGGCCGGGCCCGGACGCTGCTCCATGTTCAACGCCATGCCGAGGGCTACACCTGCCTGATGCCCCGCACCCTGATGGGCGAAATCCTGCCCAAGCTGCGCATGTTCGTGCTGCGCTCCAAGGTGACCATTGACGATCTCAGTGCTCATAAGACAGTACTCGGCGTTCATAGTCCCGAGCAGCAGCGTCCCGATGGTTTTCAGCCCCTAAGCGGCGCGCCGGACTGGGCCTTGGCCTGCGCCGGCTTTGATGAAATTGCCGGAAGCTGGGAACGGGCCCGGGCAGCAGGCTTCGAGCCAGCCGGTTACGCCGCCTGGAGAAGACAGGAAATCCTGACCGATATCCCCAGCCTGAGACCCGCCACCAGCGGCCGCTTCCTGCCCCAGTTTCTGGGCCTGGAACGCTTCGAGGGCCTGAACTTCAAGAAAGGCTGCTACATCGGCCAGGAAGTGATTGCCCGCACCCATTACCTGGGCAAAGTGAAGCAGTATCTGGCCAAGGCCAACTGCCCAGAAGCACCGGAACCCGGTTGTGATGTGCGTGATGGCGATGGACGCCGCCTCGGCCATGCCCTGGACGGGGCCCCGACCGAGGAAGGTAGCTGGCTGGTCCAGTTGGTAATTCGCCAGGACAAATCCCAGCAAGGCCTGCATCTGGACCAGGCAGGCAAACCGGCCCTGGAACTGGCCTGA
- a CDS encoding DUF1674 domain-containing protein, giving the protein MSQRDTNNRENSNPPSKASKGADRAAPDSPDHERDSQVERIPEIGGPKGPEPTRYGDWEVKGRCSDF; this is encoded by the coding sequence ATGTCCCAAAGGGATACGAACAATCGAGAAAACAGTAACCCACCCTCCAAAGCATCCAAGGGCGCGGACAGGGCGGCGCCTGACTCCCCGGATCATGAAAGGGATTCCCAGGTAGAACGGATTCCGGAGATCGGCGGCCCCAAAGGGCCCGAGCCGACCCGCTATGGTGATTGGGAAGTAAAGGGGCGCTGTTCGGATTTCTGA
- the sdhC gene encoding succinate dehydrogenase, cytochrome b556 subunit: MAAQNRPVSPHLQIYRFMWTMALSITHRMTGMFLTIGTIFLVYWLVSIAAGEAAYATAQGLIVSWPGRLLLFAWTLAFYFHFCNGLRHLFWDAGQGLELSQARLSGYLAVVAAIILTVVTWVAAYLVDGGAL; the protein is encoded by the coding sequence ATGGCGGCACAAAACCGGCCGGTTTCACCCCATCTTCAGATTTACCGTTTTATGTGGACGATGGCGCTGTCCATTACGCACCGCATGACCGGCATGTTTCTGACGATTGGGACCATTTTTCTTGTTTATTGGCTGGTCTCGATAGCGGCGGGGGAAGCGGCCTATGCCACCGCCCAGGGCCTGATTGTCTCCTGGCCCGGCCGTTTGCTGTTGTTTGCCTGGACGCTGGCCTTTTATTTCCATTTCTGCAATGGCCTTCGCCACCTTTTCTGGGATGCCGGCCAGGGTCTGGAGTTGTCCCAGGCCCGCCTGTCCGGCTATCTGGCGGTTGTGGCGGCCATTATTCTGACGGTGGTCACCTGGGTGGCGGCTTATTTGGTTGACGGAGGTGCACTGTGA
- the sdhD gene encoding succinate dehydrogenase, hydrophobic membrane anchor protein gives MKEARGLGSAKDGVHHWLVQRLTAIALIPLFVWFIVSLVSMIGADFATVQQWISNPLVTVLLLVFLVSLFYHSELGVQVVIEDYVSSKGSRLAALILSRFVHFFLAAAAIVAVLRVAFGA, from the coding sequence TTGAAAGAAGCCCGCGGTCTGGGTTCTGCCAAGGACGGCGTGCATCACTGGCTGGTCCAGCGGCTCACGGCCATCGCCCTGATCCCCTTGTTCGTGTGGTTCATTGTCTCCCTGGTCAGCATGATCGGTGCGGACTTCGCCACCGTGCAGCAATGGATCAGCAACCCCCTGGTCACCGTGCTGCTGCTGGTGTTTTTGGTGAGCCTGTTCTACCACTCGGAACTGGGTGTTCAGGTGGTCATTGAAGATTATGTGTCCAGCAAGGGGTCACGCCTGGCCGCCCTGATTCTGTCCCGTTTTGTCCACTTTTTCCTCGCAGCCGCCGCCATCGTGGCCGTGCTGCGTGTTGCTTTCGGAGCCTGA